A single Pseudodesulfovibrio aespoeensis Aspo-2 DNA region contains:
- a CDS encoding GGDEF domain-containing response regulator, with protein MKILIVDDCTASVSSMKEVLANAGYTTTIAVSHFEQAMAVLSASAETDASVDLVIIGVDMPGIGGIGAVLTIKSHRAYEDIPVIVVTEHNDEAILDQAFAAGASDYIVKPVSAIELRARVRSALQLRREMVKRLLRERELERLARKLERMSNLDSLTGLANRRCFDDTLVKEWVRNGRADAHLGLIMIDIDHFKHYNDALGHVDGDTCLRRVAEAIKGVVHRPGDMVARYGGEEFAVILPGTDYTGAMAVADNIHASVAQTSIEHPDSAVSCVVTVSIGVSSGIPTCGSTPEQLIQAADRALYEAKEAGRNRTRSTCLPGPEDLRQ; from the coding sequence ATGAAAATACTCATCGTCGATGACTGCACGGCTTCGGTGTCATCCATGAAGGAAGTTCTCGCCAACGCGGGATACACCACGACCATAGCCGTGTCGCATTTCGAGCAGGCCATGGCCGTGCTCTCGGCCTCTGCCGAGACCGATGCCTCTGTGGACCTCGTCATCATCGGCGTGGACATGCCGGGTATCGGCGGCATCGGCGCCGTGCTGACCATCAAGTCCCACCGCGCCTACGAGGACATCCCGGTCATCGTGGTCACCGAGCACAACGACGAAGCGATCCTGGACCAGGCCTTTGCCGCCGGAGCCTCGGACTACATCGTCAAGCCGGTGAGCGCCATCGAGCTGCGGGCGCGGGTGCGCTCGGCCCTGCAACTGCGGCGCGAGATGGTCAAACGCCTGCTGCGCGAGCGCGAGCTGGAGCGGCTGGCCCGCAAGCTGGAGCGCATGTCCAACCTGGACAGCCTGACCGGGCTGGCCAACCGCCGCTGCTTTGACGACACCCTGGTCAAGGAATGGGTGCGCAATGGCCGCGCCGACGCCCACCTGGGGCTGATCATGATCGACATCGACCACTTCAAGCACTACAACGACGCCCTTGGGCACGTTGACGGCGATACCTGTCTGCGCCGCGTGGCCGAGGCCATCAAGGGGGTGGTCCATCGCCCAGGCGACATGGTGGCCCGCTACGGCGGCGAGGAATTCGCCGTCATCCTGCCGGGCACGGACTACACCGGGGCCATGGCCGTGGCCGACAACATCCACGCCAGCGTGGCCCAAACCAGCATCGAGCATCCCGACTCCGCTGTCAGTTGCGTGGTCACCGTATCCATCGGCGTATCCTCGGGCATCCCCACCTGCGGTTCCACCCCGGAGCAACTGATCCAGGCCGCTGACCGCGCCCTGTACGAGGCCAAGGAGGCAGGCCGCAACCGCACCCGCAGCACCTGCCTGCCCGGCCCGGAAGACCTCCGCCAGTAA
- a CDS encoding LexA family transcriptional regulator, which produces MNQGAMMSNDFDAFFARLCSETDIASQSQLARELEVGRAAVSLSKRKGTVPPRWILDLSARFGLNPLWLEKGKGAVRAEAACDPADTPYHEIPKVRARLCAGGGSFETEGQVEGYYSFRSDWLRSRGNPANMVLMEVVGNSMEPEIKEGDMVLIDQARCDILSGSIYAVGVEDTVMVKRVERLPGILVLRSDNMDYSPIHLSGDELNNVRVIGKILWTSREYR; this is translated from the coding sequence ATGAACCAAGGCGCAATGATGAGCAACGACTTTGACGCATTCTTCGCAAGGCTCTGTTCCGAGACGGACATCGCCAGCCAATCCCAGCTCGCCCGCGAGTTGGAGGTGGGTCGGGCAGCCGTGTCCCTGTCCAAGCGCAAGGGAACCGTGCCACCCCGATGGATTCTTGATTTGTCGGCCCGGTTCGGCCTCAACCCGCTCTGGTTGGAGAAGGGCAAGGGGGCCGTGCGCGCAGAGGCCGCCTGCGACCCGGCAGACACCCCCTACCACGAGATTCCCAAGGTCCGCGCCCGGCTCTGCGCCGGGGGCGGTTCCTTTGAGACCGAGGGGCAGGTGGAGGGGTATTACTCTTTCCGGTCCGACTGGCTGCGCTCGCGTGGCAACCCGGCCAACATGGTCCTGATGGAGGTGGTGGGCAACTCCATGGAGCCGGAGATCAAGGAGGGCGACATGGTCCTCATCGATCAGGCCCGCTGCGACATCCTCTCAGGCTCCATCTACGCCGTGGGCGTGGAGGACACGGTCATGGTCAAGCGCGTGGAGCGCTTGCCCGGCATCCTGGTCCTGCGCAGCGACAACATGGACTATTCGCCCATCCACCTCTCCGGCGACGAGCTGAACAACGTCCGCGTCATCGGCAAGATCCTCTGGACCTCGCGGGAATACCGCTAG